From Astatotilapia calliptera chromosome 19, fAstCal1.2, whole genome shotgun sequence, a single genomic window includes:
- the dio2 gene encoding type II iodothyronine deiodinase, with protein sequence MGTAGEDLLVTLQILPGFFSNCLFLALYDSVVLLKRVVSLLSSRSAGCGEWRRMLTSAGLRSIWNSFLLDAYKQVKLGCEAPNSKVVKVPDGPRWSSTIRIQNGGECRLLDFESSDRPLVVNFGSATUPPFISHLPAFRQLVEDFSDVADFLLVYIDEAHPSDGWVAPPMGSCSFSFRKHQNLEERMGAARQLTEHFSLPPQCQLVADCMDNNANVAYGVSNERVCIVQQKKIAYLGGKGPFFYNLKDVRQWLEQSYGRR encoded by the exons ATGGGAACGGCGGGCGAGGATCTGCTCGTGACACTCCAGATACTACCCGGTTTCTTTTCCAACTGCCTCTTCCTTGCCCTGTACGACTCGGTGGTTCTGCTGAAGCGCGTCGtttcgctgctcagctctcGGTCCGCCGGCTGCGGAGAGTGGCGCCGCATGCTGACCTCGGCGGGACTGCGCTCCATCTGGAACAGCTTCCTCCTGGACGCCTACAAGCAG GTGAAACTTGGCTGTGAGGCACCCAATTCCAAAGTGGTGAAGGTACCCGATGGCCCTCGGTGGAGCAGCACCATCAGAATCCAAAATGGGGGTgagtgcagacttctggatttTGAGTCATCAGatcgccccctggtggtcaACTTTGGCTCAGCCACCTGACCCCCCTTCATCAGCCACCTGCCGGCTTTCCGGCAGTTAGTGGAAGACTTCAGCGATGTGGCTGATTTCCTGTTAGTGTACATTGATGAGGCTCATCCATCTGATGGCTGGGTGGCCCCTCCCATGGGTTCTTGCTCCTTCAGTTTCCGGAAACACCAGAACCTGGAGGAAAGGATGGGAGCAGCACGTCAACTCACTGAGCACTTTTCTTTGCCGCCGCAGTGTCAACTAGTTGCTGACTGCATGGACAATAATGCTAATGTGGCTTACGGTGTGTCCAACGAACGGGTGTGTATAGTGCAACAAAAAAAGATTGCTTACCTGGGGGGCAAAGGGCCATTTTTTTACAATCTGAAGGATGTGCGCCAGTGGCTGGAACAGAGTTATGGTAGACGGTAG